Genomic DNA from Naumovozyma dairenensis CBS 421 chromosome 11, complete genome:
AAACAGTGTTTTAAGGAAATAGATAAAGACAGTAGAAAGGAACATAGAGAAGCAAGGATGTCGATTGGATTAGGATATTATATACTTGACAGCTCACACAATTTAGTATTTGAATACTTACCTAGTGGTGAATCACCATCATTTGACCATCTTTCCAAAAAGATCAAATCTAATTATTCTGAACTTCTTGAACATAAGGGAGGTGTTACTGCTCATGCTGATGGGTATAAAGTAGGTACGAATTTGAAActttatgtttatttttctgtTACAAACAGGTTATATTATTGGAGTTTAATTGAGTTTAAACAGCACCATGATATGACAGCGAAGAAAGATGACGAAGGGAAAGGGGAAGTTAAAACGAGAGTAAACGGAGGAGAGAATAACGATGGTATggttcaaaaatatttacttGAAAAGATAGACACTATAATCCtggaatattttgataaagataCGATTACTACGACgaagataatgaataattatGATAGAATTTCATTAATCTTCCATAATTGCGTGAATGGAGGTCTACCCAATGTTGATTATTTAACGTATGAAAATCgatttaaagatattatcCCCATGAGGACTGATTTTTCTAGTGTTTTCAATTCTACTGCTTATAATCTTCAACAAGTTGTTACGCAACAACATTtaggaggaggaggaggatcatcttcatttaatGGTCGtcatgataataattttaatactACGATACGTAGAGGcgttgatgatgatatgatTGTCCCATGGAGGAATGGGAACATCAAAAACGCCAAgaatgaattatatattgataTGAAGGAAGATATTCATGTAAATTTCCGAAATCAAATCAAGAATAGGAAAGGGCGAAcatatgataataacaatagtaaTGGGATAAGGGTGAATAATCCTAGTTGcatgaaattaatgaatggaTATATTACAGGTGTTATCGATGTTCGAAGTTATTTAAATGGTAATCCTATCGttgaaatgaaattgaacaCATGTGGTAATGACATGGGTACTCCATCTTTACATCCATGTGTTGAATTGGAAGGAGATATGAATggagatgatgataaagttaTGGATTCTTTAAAGTTC
This window encodes:
- the APM3 gene encoding Apm3p (similar to Saccharomyces cerevisiae APM3 (YBR288C); ancestral locus Anc_2.522), yielding MYVLHNKKQCFKEIDKDSRKEHREARMSIGLGYYILDSSHNLVFEYLPSGESPSFDHLSKKIKSNYSELLEHKGGVTAHADGYKVGTNLKLYVYFSVTNRLYYWSLIEFKQHHDMTAKKDDEGKGEVKTRVNGGENNDGMVQKYLLEKIDTIILEYFDKDTITTTKIMNNYDRISLIFHNCVNGGLPNVDYLTYENRFKDIIPMRTDFSSVFNSTAYNLQQVVTQQHLGGGGGSSSFNGRHDNNFNTTIRRGVDDDMIVPWRNGNIKNAKNELYIDMKEDIHVNFRNQIKNRKGRTYDNNNSNGIRVNNPSCMKLMNGYITGVIDVRSYLNGNPIVEMKLNTCGNDMGTPSLHPCVELEGDMNGDDDKVMDSLKFIPPDGKFCLARYCVDLNKNNKNAVGVNNRDIGLVNVTFENGLGPQRDEFEVRLNIKGSTMVEHIEDLKLKLKFVLNHSAMSCEEDSSTKIKVLRTSHGRISVVSGSMGGDEEEEEEERDNDDNGDGNNYGCRTDRWEWIFDKETATGSLPVLRGCIEYSKEYTGNVNGGSDSNIGSAIGNNRVDFELATVSMTYSYLGQLASGCRVIALDLVKSNVARVFKGVKYITRATEYTVETC